The Urbifossiella limnaea nucleotide sequence GCTCGACCGCTTCCTGCTTCGCGTGGAGATGGGCTACCCCGGCTTCCACCACGAGGTGAACCTACTGAAGCTCCACAGCAAGCCGAGCGTGGACGTGCAGCAGCTGTTCGACCCCGACCTGATCCTGAGTTTGCAGTCGAAGCTCCCGCACGTGTACGGCAACGAGACGCTGTACCCGTACATCGTGCAGCTGGCCGAGGAAAGCCGCAAGCACCCGGACGTGTCGCTCGGCGCCAGCCCGCGGGCGGCGCTTAACCTCCTCCGCTGCGCCCGCGCGCGGGCCGTGTTGGAGGGCCGCCACTATTTCACCCACGAGGACGTGCAGGCCGTTGCCTACGGCGTGCTCGGCCACCGCCTCATCCTCCGCCCCGAAGCCGAGATCGAGGGGACCGCCGTCGCCGACGTCGTCCGAGACATCATGGCCGCCGTGCCCGTTCTCGAGAAGGAGTAGCCGCGGATGCTGACCGCCCGCGGCTACTGGTTCCTCGTCCTGGTCGCCTTCCTGCTGGCGCTGGGCGTCGTCGTTCTCCCAGATTACACCGTCGTCCCGGCCATCCTCGGCCTGACACTGTTCGCGTGGTTCGCGTGGGAGTGGGTGATGTTCCGCACCCGCGTCCTGGCGTGCGTCCCCCGGATGCGGGCCGAGCGGCGGCTCGTACAGGGCGGCCGCGAGGTGCCGATGGTGTGGGCCGGGCTGCCGTTCGAGGTCCGCCTCTGCGTCGCGCACGACGGCTTCGCCCGCCTCCCGTTCGTGTTCCTCGAAGACCGCCTGCCGCAGGCCGCCGACCTGGACGCCGGGTCGAACAGCGGGGCCTACCTCATCTCCGCCGAAGAGCCCGCGAACCTCACTTTCACGCTGAAGGCGCCCGGCCCTGGTGTGCTGCGGTTCGAGGGCGTGCGCGTCCGCGTCGCCGACGTCCACGGCTTCTTCCACGTCCGCCGCTTCCTCCGCGACGAGGTCGAGACGCTGATCCTGCCGCCGTTCACCGACGAGGAGGGCCGCCAGCGTGCCGACAAGCGGATGAACACGCTCCCGCCGCCGGGCGGCCACCGGTTGCGTCGGCCCGGTTCCGGCAGCGAGCTCCTCGACCTGCGCGACTACATCCCCGGCGACCCGCCGAAGATGATCGCCTGGAAGGCAAGCGCCCGCCGCGACCGGCTCATCACGAAGGAGTACGAGAGCGACGTGCCCGTGCGCGCCGTGCTGTTCCTGGACACGTCCGAGGGCGTGCGGCTCGGCCCGCCCGGCACGACGCCGCTGGCCCGCATGGCGGCACTGGCGTCCGGCGTGGCCCAGGCCGCGGCCGCCAACCGCGACCTGGTCGGCCTCACCACGTTCGACGAGGAGGCGGCCCTCGCATTGAAGCCAGCCCGGACCCGGATCCACATGCTCGACATGATGCGCCGCCTCGCCGAGGCAGCGGCGCTGCAGCCGACGCCGCGCGGCGCCCCGCCCGAGCAGCTGACCCGCCGCGCGTACCCGCTGGCCGAGGAGCTGTACCCCGAGCTGACCGACCGAAAGCTCAACACCGTACCCCTCAGCCGTCTGTGGCTGCCGATGCTGGAACGGTGGTGGGGCTGGATCGTGCTGCTCCTCATCCTGTCGCCGGTACTGACCGCTTCGTCCATCGCGTACTTCGGGCCGAACAAGATCGCGTCGTGGTGGATCGACACCACCGCCAAGATGGGCCTGAGCCTCATCCGGAACTCCTTCGTCCGGCGGACCGACGGCATTTTCGGCCTGTTTCTCCGGTTCGGCTGCCTGCTGGTGACGTTCCTGCTCCCGTCCTTGATCGGCGGCCTCATCTGGCTCATCTACGGCGTCCGCGGCTGGTTCGGCGCCAAGAAGGTAGAACTGGTGCAGCGGAAGCGGCTGTGCGCCGTAATGGCCCAACTCGACGGCACCGGCGTGGACGCGGTCGAGCGGCTCGTTCACGACGACGCCGCCTACGCCGTCCGGGTCGGGAAGTTCCTCGCCGACCGGCAGATCCGCGTGCCGGTGCCGCTGTACGACGACCTCGGCCGCTTCCGCTTCCGCTCGCCAGGAAAGGTGCAGGTCCTGGCTGCCGAGCTGGTAAGGGCCGTGAGCCGGGCGCGCGACAACGAGTTGTACGTCATCCTCGCCGACCTGGCCGAGTTGGGGCCGGACCTGGGGCCGCTGGAGAAGGCGGCGCGCGTCGCCCGCGCCCGGAAGCACCACGTCATGGTCATCCTGCCGTGGCCGGCCGACCTGCCGGGGCCGGACGATAAGCCCACGCCGAAGCTCCCCGGCCGGAACCCGACGATGAAGGCCGCGACCGTCCTCGACGCGATGGCGAAGCACTATCACGAGCAATTCCGCCGCGTCCGCCGGGCGCTCGGGCGGAGTGGCGCCACCGTCATCCGCGTGAACGAGACCGACCCCGTCCGGGTCGTACTCGACCGGCTCGACCGCCTCCGGGGGCTCCGCACCCGCCGATGAGTACCGCCGTCGCCACCGACGACAAGCCGCCCGGCCGGTTCGACGCCCTGGTCGAGCGGTTCGCCGACGGGCGCGTCCGCACGCTGCTGTTCGCCGGGCTCGGCGGGCTGGCCATGCTGTTCGTCGTGCTGTTCGAGCGCGGCGCCGACATCGGCGGACTCATGATCGGCGTCATCGGCGCCGCCGGGCTCGCCTTCGGCTGGCGCGGCTCTCCGGCGTTCGTGCTGCTGATCCTGCTTTACTTCCTGGCCTTCCCCTACGGGCTGCCCCCGCCGGAGGAAGACCCGTTCGAGCTGCAAGAGGGCACCTTCCGCGTCGCCGACCTGATGCTCGCCGCGGCGCTCGTCGTGTACCTGTCGGCACACTACCGGCTGCTCGGCCTCACCTCCCTGGCCATGCCGCCCGAGCCCGCCGGCTTCGGCCGCAAGCTCGCGCAGCGGAGGCGGCCCGCCGACCTGATCCGCAAGGGCGAGCTGCCACGGCTGTTCTACCTGACCGCGGCCGTGGTCGTGGTGGGGCAGATCGTGTGGGCCGTCGTCATCAACCTGGAAGTGGACATCCTTGCCGACTTCCCGCTGCGGACCGCCGAGGGGCCGGTGTGGCGCCGCGACGGCGGCGACATGAGCCCCTGGCGGACGCGGCTGACCGTGGTCGTCGGCCTGATCTTTTTCGGCACGCTGCTCGCCCGGCTGGTGTTCGGCTACTGGCGGCTGCGGACGATGACCCCGGCCGAGGGGGCGATGCTCCTCACCGACGCCGGCTGGAACGAGACCAAGCGCGAGCGGGTGCGGGTGGAGTCGTGGCGGATGTGGGGCGTGAAGCGCGTCGCCGACCGGGTGCGGGCCGGGTTCGGCAAGAGGGGGAAGCGATGACGTACTGGCTGCGCGAGATCGGCGGGTGGCTGCTGGTGCTGCTCGGGCTGTACTTCTTCGCCCAGGCCTTCGACTTCCTGCTGCGCAAGCGGGTGTTCGAGGCCGGGCCGACGGTCGTGATCGGCTTCGTCATCTTCCGCGGCGGCATCCACATCCTGAAGGTGGCGGTGGCGGCGCAGGCCGCCCGCAAGCTGCCGCTGGCCGTCGCCGAAGCCCGTCGCCGGCCGCGTACGCCGACCAAGCAAGTCGGCCCGACGGCGAACAAGGCGGTCGTGCCCGGCCCGCAGAACCCCGCCCGCCGCCGCGACCCGCTCGGCACCGGCGGCCGCGCCTGACCCCGACATTCAGCCCGTATTCATTGTTTCCGGCCGAGGGGGGTCGATCTCCGGAAACATGTCAACGACTCATAAAAAAGCCTGTTCGATCTAGCCACGGCGCAGGCTTCCGCTCCAGGTACTGACCGGCCAACGGGTTCGCTCCCGGGGACACGCACGCGATGATCCACCCCGGCGCGCGGGCGGTGTTCTTCGACGCCGTCGGCACCCTGTTGTTTCCGGCAATACCGCCGGCCGACACGTACGCGTCCGCCGCCCGCCGCCAGGGTGTGACCGTTGACCCCGCCGTCATTTCGACGCGGTTCGTCGCCGCCTTCCGGGCCGAGGAAGCCGCCGACCGCGCCGCCGGCTGGGTGACGGACGAGACGCGTGAACGCGAGCGCTGGCGGCGAATCGTCGCCGCGTCCCTCCCCGAGTTGCCGGACGCGGCTCGCGGCTTCGCCGAGTTGTTCGAGCACTTCGCCCGCCCCGAGGCCTGGGAAGTTCACCCCGACGCCGCGGCCGTGTTCGCCGAACTCACCCGGCGTGTCATCGTCGCCGGGATCGGATCGAACCTCGACGACCGGCTGACGCGGGTGGTCGCGGGTCACCCCGAACTCGGGCCAGTCGCAGGGCGTGTGATCGTGAGCGCGGCCGTCGGCCACCGCAAGCCGTCGGGGCGGTTCTTCGCCGAGGTGGTACGGGCCGCCGGGTGCGAGCCCGGTGAGATCGTGTTCGTCGGCGACGACGTGGAGAACGACTACGCCGGCGCCGAAGCGGCTGGTCTCGTGCCGGTGCTGCTAACTTCCCGCGATCAGGAGCCTATCATGCGGCGAGTCGGGCGGCTCCGCGAATTGACCGGCGAGCCGGGGGCGTCGGCCCCTGAGTTCTCGGGGCGAGGGGAACGAGAATCCGGGGGCTGACGCCCCCGGGCTCGCCGGGCATTCACGTCAACTCAGCGTGCAAGTCTTCCATCGCGGCCTGGGCGGCGCGGAAGCCGCTGGTCATCGCCCCGTCGATCGAGCCGTTGTCGCGGTGGTCGCCACACACGTACAGCCCCGGCCGGAGCCGCACCGGCCGCTGCCACGGGTCGAGCTTCCCCGCCGTCTGGTCCGGCAGCGCGTGCGCGATGCGGTCCACCCGCAGCAGCCGCCAGCCGTCGACCGCCGACCCGTACCACGCCCGAAGCTGCTCCCGCGCCCGCCGGTCGAGCGCCGCATCGTCGTCCGCGGGAACGCCGACCACCGCGGCGGCCATCAGCGCCTCGCCCAGCGGCGCGTACCCCGGGGCCGCGTTCGACATCACCACCACGCTGTTCACCGGCCCCCGCCCTTCCCCGTCGAGCATCAGAATCGGCTCGGACACCGGCGGCCGGTCGGCGGCGTACCACAGCGTCGTGCTGCCGTTCGAGCCGGGGTCGGGCACCTCGTCACCGAGCAGCCGGGCCGCGGCCGGACCCTCCGTGGCAACCACGACGGCCCGGCCCCGCAGCGTCTCGCCGTCGGCCAGTGTCACCTCGCGGTGGCCGAGTTGCCGCACCGCAGCCCCGAGCCGTACCAACCCGACCGGTAGCCCGGCCGCGAGTTGGTCGGGGATGGCCTGCATCCCCGCGGCCGGCACCGCGCCCGGGCCTTCGGCGAAGGTGCGGAACACGAAGCGGAAGAAGCGGCTGGACGTGGTCAGTCCCGCGTCCAGCGCGACGCCGCCGAAGAACGGGCGGAACAGTCGGTCGATCATCTTCGGGCTGAACCCGGCCGTGTCGCGGAGGAGGTCGAGCGTGAGCCGCTCGTCCTTCGTGGTCTGGGCGTCGAGCCGGCCGCGGCTGAGGTTCCAGTACAGCTTGACGAGCCGGAGCTTGTCGGCGGCCGAGCCGACGGGGTTGAACAGCGACAGCGCCGCGGATGGTTCGGTCCGCGGGTCGGCGACGCGGCGGAAGCGGCCGCCCACCCACACGAGGGCGCCGCGCGTGAACGGCTTGAGGTCGAGGGCGGCGAGGTCGAGCACCCGCCGCCCCTCGGGGTAGGCGGTGAGGTAGAGCTGGAACCCGCGGTCGAGGCGGAAGCCGTCCGCGGTGTCGGTGCGGACGCGGCCCCCGACTCCGTCGGACGCTTCGAGGATGCGGAACGAAACGCCGCACTCGGCGAGCCGCTTCCCGCAGCACAGCCCGGCTAGCCCGGCGCCGACGATCAACACGTCCGGTTCCTCGATCAACTGACACCCTCCGGGGTGACGACACGGGCCGCACGCTGCAATTCCTGGGCCTTCGTCGCCCTACTTCGACCGGAGGCGCGCCGCCAATTTCGGGAGCAATTGCTGGATGAGGCCGTCGGCCTCGGGTCCGATGTCGGCGAACAACGGGTCGCCGGTCGCGCCGAGTTCGGCGTACAGGGTCATCTGGCCGATCTCCCGGGCGAGGCGCTGGCACTCCAGCTTCATGGCCCGGGGTACGCTCGGGGCGGCGAGTGCCTCGCGGGCCTCGGCCACCTGCTGCGTGAGGTACGCGGGGTTGTCGCGTGCGATTCCGGGGTCGGCGAGAAGAGCCGCCCGCGACGCCGCGACGCCGTCCGGTTGCGTGGCGCCG carries:
- a CDS encoding protoporphyrinogen/coproporphyrinogen oxidase, whose translation is MIEEPDVLIVGAGLAGLCCGKRLAECGVSFRILEASDGVGGRVRTDTADGFRLDRGFQLYLTAYPEGRRVLDLAALDLKPFTRGALVWVGGRFRRVADPRTEPSAALSLFNPVGSAADKLRLVKLYWNLSRGRLDAQTTKDERLTLDLLRDTAGFSPKMIDRLFRPFFGGVALDAGLTTSSRFFRFVFRTFAEGPGAVPAAGMQAIPDQLAAGLPVGLVRLGAAVRQLGHREVTLADGETLRGRAVVVATEGPAAARLLGDEVPDPGSNGSTTLWYAADRPPVSEPILMLDGEGRGPVNSVVVMSNAAPGYAPLGEALMAAAVVGVPADDDAALDRRAREQLRAWYGSAVDGWRLLRVDRIAHALPDQTAGKLDPWQRPVRLRPGLYVCGDHRDNGSIDGAMTSGFRAAQAAMEDLHAELT
- a CDS encoding HAD-IA family hydrolase, whose amino-acid sequence is MIHPGARAVFFDAVGTLLFPAIPPADTYASAARRQGVTVDPAVISTRFVAAFRAEEAADRAAGWVTDETRERERWRRIVAASLPELPDAARGFAELFEHFARPEAWEVHPDAAAVFAELTRRVIVAGIGSNLDDRLTRVVAGHPELGPVAGRVIVSAAVGHRKPSGRFFAEVVRAAGCEPGEIVFVGDDVENDYAGAEAAGLVPVLLTSRDQEPIMRRVGRLRELTGEPGASAPEFSGRGERESGG
- a CDS encoding DUF58 domain-containing protein; this translates as MLTARGYWFLVLVAFLLALGVVVLPDYTVVPAILGLTLFAWFAWEWVMFRTRVLACVPRMRAERRLVQGGREVPMVWAGLPFEVRLCVAHDGFARLPFVFLEDRLPQAADLDAGSNSGAYLISAEEPANLTFTLKAPGPGVLRFEGVRVRVADVHGFFHVRRFLRDEVETLILPPFTDEEGRQRADKRMNTLPPPGGHRLRRPGSGSELLDLRDYIPGDPPKMIAWKASARRDRLITKEYESDVPVRAVLFLDTSEGVRLGPPGTTPLARMAALASGVAQAAAANRDLVGLTTFDEEAALALKPARTRIHMLDMMRRLAEAAALQPTPRGAPPEQLTRRAYPLAEELYPELTDRKLNTVPLSRLWLPMLERWWGWIVLLLILSPVLTASSIAYFGPNKIASWWIDTTAKMGLSLIRNSFVRRTDGIFGLFLRFGCLLVTFLLPSLIGGLIWLIYGVRGWFGAKKVELVQRKRLCAVMAQLDGTGVDAVERLVHDDAAYAVRVGKFLADRQIRVPVPLYDDLGRFRFRSPGKVQVLAAELVRAVSRARDNELYVILADLAELGPDLGPLEKAARVARARKHHVMVILPWPADLPGPDDKPTPKLPGRNPTMKAATVLDAMAKHYHEQFRRVRRALGRSGATVIRVNETDPVRVVLDRLDRLRGLRTRR